Proteins encoded within one genomic window of Geotalea daltonii FRC-32:
- a CDS encoding PilW family protein — MPNKKGYTLVELLVVMAIFITVIMISSSAFEKITQTAGQQSRSVETQIEGQVGLNLMRFDIEHAGYGLPWSFRSPLTYPEVDVTAGFLADGIDSNSFNDMVSLGPDKIPKAIASATSTTTGIDYLVVKSTMASINATSKKWSFVNYSVNESGGIATNESYIKQWSTLSDNFVNGENVVTLINITNQKAGTIDRQLANDGAAFYYSYAGLFPATDAYKPVTPSQIFTVYGIDDKPLRMPYNRADFYVNRPSNVPSSCNPGTGVLYKGVAVHTTGGFVQYPLLDCVGDMQVAFELDLLNDGNITYAKNLDGYTAKTIRESLKRVRVYILAHEGGRDRNFIYPVNDTSKALVVGDPAFTVSFGRIWSAADLAARFGPDWQNYRWKIYTLAIKPTNLD, encoded by the coding sequence ATGCCGAATAAGAAAGGTTATACGCTTGTAGAGCTTTTGGTTGTGATGGCTATTTTCATTACGGTCATCATGATAAGTTCTTCGGCCTTCGAAAAGATCACTCAGACTGCAGGACAGCAGTCCAGATCGGTGGAGACCCAGATCGAGGGGCAAGTGGGTCTTAACCTGATGCGCTTTGATATTGAACATGCAGGATATGGTCTTCCGTGGTCCTTCCGCAGTCCATTGACATATCCCGAAGTCGATGTTACTGCAGGCTTTCTTGCCGATGGCATTGATTCTAATTCATTCAACGATATGGTTTCCCTGGGCCCTGATAAAATTCCAAAAGCCATAGCCAGCGCTACCAGCACGACCACTGGCATTGACTATCTTGTGGTCAAATCTACGATGGCCTCCATTAATGCAACCAGTAAAAAATGGAGTTTCGTCAACTATTCCGTAAATGAATCAGGTGGGATTGCCACCAACGAGAGCTATATAAAACAGTGGAGCACCCTGAGCGATAACTTTGTCAATGGTGAGAATGTTGTTACCCTTATCAACATCACCAACCAAAAAGCCGGCACCATTGATAGACAACTGGCGAATGACGGTGCCGCCTTTTATTATAGTTATGCTGGCCTGTTCCCGGCGACTGACGCTTATAAACCAGTCACCCCGTCACAGATTTTCACTGTCTATGGTATCGATGATAAGCCATTGAGGATGCCATATAACCGTGCTGATTTTTATGTAAACAGGCCTTCCAATGTTCCTTCTTCCTGTAATCCAGGAACAGGAGTACTCTACAAGGGCGTAGCCGTACATACTACAGGTGGATTCGTTCAGTACCCACTTCTCGACTGCGTAGGTGATATGCAAGTGGCGTTCGAGCTCGATCTTTTGAACGATGGCAACATCACCTATGCTAAGAACCTCGATGGCTATACTGCCAAGACAATCAGAGAGTCCTTGAAGAGAGTTAGAGTCTATATACTTGCCCATGAAGGAGGCAGGGATAGAAACTTTATCTATCCAGTGAATGATACAAGCAAGGCATTAGTGGTAGGTGATCCTGCCTTTACCGTCTCTTTCGGCAGAATCTGGAGTGCGGCTGACTTGGCAGCCAGATTTGGTCCTGATTGGCAGAATTACAGGTGGAAGATATATACGCTTGCCATCAAGCCGACTAACCTGGATTAG
- a CDS encoding type IV pilus modification PilV family protein encodes MAVIPQPLTALYCRQPGFNWVSGMKEVLVLQTISKPDNSGFTLIEVMVSILIMTVGLLGLLQTVILATEHNLRNQMRDEAVEIGEVTMHAMKAKPFAMLTSAEKTTQVSSRRPGFSSTYAVKQIVSNLTGDSKQLIVDIRWKFKNISSFHHQVVSIKSK; translated from the coding sequence ATGGCGGTAATCCCGCAGCCCTTGACAGCATTGTACTGTCGGCAGCCCGGATTCAACTGGGTAAGCGGGATGAAGGAGGTGCTTGTGTTGCAGACGATATCAAAACCAGATAATTCGGGGTTTACCCTTATTGAGGTTATGGTCAGCATTTTGATTATGACAGTCGGTCTTCTTGGGCTGTTGCAGACAGTGATCCTCGCTACCGAACACAACCTGCGGAATCAGATGCGGGACGAGGCTGTGGAAATAGGGGAAGTCACCATGCATGCCATGAAAGCAAAGCCTTTTGCCATGCTTACCAGCGCAGAGAAAACCACCCAAGTCTCCAGCAGGAGACCTGGTTTTAGTAGTACCTATGCGGTCAAACAGATCGTTTCAAACCTGACTGGGGACTCGAAGCAGTTGATTGTCGATATAAGATGGAAATTTAAGAATATATCCTCTTTCCATCATCAGGTTGTGTCCATTAAATCCAAGTAA
- a CDS encoding pilus assembly protein PilY, with the protein MFEVGRDHKLYYSAYNDAADIDDDGQLETGYKHTVDYYGYFDAYKCYTHSGGSGANDKFTPVSSTPDKFCAAGQWSGNVLNWITMSRSDVLRRVLFGGHRSQDSTSYTELERVPLPQDAHSWGKELTGRLCYDGSKYTTTCNDAGDCASGSSCVDKSVNLIGFAAADAPSECPSPVTVNWTSTNQTVSTTTGNILIAKYKHPNHIGVCGDYSIVPGTPAYVGDPGPYEPTITDTIYGSFEASSANFISSYYISDFNFADTIPSHNPPGNFTSPPLDVLPSKDHGQGADLTDFNFLAVTEFNVTKSTKGDWEFMVDGDDGVELLIDGQLVAFNGGCHSACSTAPTTPCSTTQVGTINLLSGYHRLLVRHSESTGQDGIKVWYKNKNTASWTIFGGATLTLRAPAINSTNVCSIKSQYFIDTGTPVSGTAKRHLFCNTTLSKTGSPIVRLLKNMPNRIWEWSAKERPVCDASLGTPTDLAVRVEVCNAATGVESWCKDYNGTYKPTGLLQKYGEGDGAKVCSKTFFKPCTTDTDCGATEGLCIYKAPMYFGLMTGSYTKNQSGGVLRKNPGSVLDETNANNGIFQTSENVQGNIIHTLDRMAITNYNYSTGQYDNCGWVETGPPIEGMCENWGNPVAEMMYESLRYFSGKRDGSGKFLPTPDFTYGTSADMGLSLSKPDWGYPKGSNVYTPYEIYPSCAKPFVLFLSDINPSYDTDQVPGSSFASYTEDLATPKLNVDVSALSKAIGTQEAIAGNNWFVGQSGSTFDMVCSSKGVSNLDKVRGLCPEEPTKKGGYYAAALAYYGKTLFNANSKIPDVTTFAVALASPVAELKIKVGANSFINFVPVGKSLDGCLGVKESCAAKCTFGLDAEGRFTSSCPSDAFCPTNQIVNDFVEKVQYDNAGNVIYAKFRLNYEDSEQGADHDMDAIVSYEICTPASVNMSDTSCTEPLSSGQLEVKLSSEYASGCIDQALGFVVSGTTADGLYLPVKDKDVSNASKLSSAPLSMPLAWQKVFTVNGTGSIAGFLKNPLWYAAKWGGFVDSNSNNMPDLDSEWNKGGTGNPDNYFLAVNPLKLEQQLDTALNAILARVSSGTAASVLSNSEGSGANILQAVFYPRQDFDNNTSVNWIGEMQNLWYYIDPYFVNSNIREDSDFDHVLNLSKDKVIQFFFSSDDRTMARRFVDPKLVEKTFDTIDPDAVRSLWRAGLQLWERDLSAKPRKIYTSTDSTSLINFSSSLFPGSPAVNNSSLLQPYLQATTVGEAESVINYIHGVDNPPTYRSRTVSINKPDGSLLGSHVWKLGDIVSSTPRLQSTVPLNSYNLKEPKGYRDKSYGDYSNNSGFIYSNSYQNRGMVYVGANDGMLHAFKLGKLEITENFSKLATLSGEDLGNEEWAYVPKNVLPYLKYLAEPSYNHIYFVDGSTSLFDISTAKPTTCSTSDYWNCQKDVSSWKTVLIGGMGIGGASKAEKVTTCTDKVTAGTCVKTPIMDPADGSKGLGYSSYFALDITEQYFTSPGGTLANKPKLLWEFSDPALGFATSGPAIIKINGRTGGVADPNTNGRWLAVFASGPTGPIDTASHQFKGVSDQNLQLFVVDLEKGPGAGYWKIDTGVPNAFAGSLSSNVVDTDRLRLGAPGNYQDDALYVGYVKKAADGSWADGGVLRVVIPENTDPSTLNPPTQWQVSRVMDGIGPVTTSIATLQGKNLYLFFGTGRFYYPGDDPGTDAAKQRRLFGIQEPCYKDPVTHLDGTETTGGDINDNNCSASLSLSDLTDQTSGTANGLSFLGDKGWYINLDLAGNNFNGERVITNPSAVTSGNVYFTSFKPTEDICSFGGTSYLWAVNYYTGLAVPSRSLVGKALVQVSTGSFEEVDLPTAFTDKKGRRMGAGMTGKPSLDAPPIVSNVGLDPLKRILHVQEH; encoded by the coding sequence ATGTTTGAGGTAGGTCGGGATCACAAGCTATATTATTCAGCCTACAACGATGCCGCAGACATTGACGATGACGGACAGCTTGAAACTGGTTACAAGCACACTGTCGATTATTACGGCTACTTCGATGCCTATAAATGTTACACCCATTCGGGCGGGTCCGGTGCCAATGATAAATTCACACCGGTGAGTTCCACTCCGGACAAATTCTGCGCTGCAGGACAATGGAGCGGTAATGTGTTGAACTGGATTACCATGTCTAGGTCGGACGTGTTAAGAAGAGTTCTTTTTGGTGGCCATAGAAGCCAAGATAGCACTTCCTACACGGAGTTGGAGCGGGTGCCCCTACCTCAGGATGCTCATAGCTGGGGCAAGGAACTGACAGGCAGACTATGTTACGATGGAAGCAAATATACTACTACCTGTAATGATGCTGGCGATTGCGCATCAGGCTCCAGCTGCGTGGACAAATCAGTCAACCTGATAGGCTTTGCGGCTGCTGACGCTCCCTCAGAATGCCCTAGTCCGGTAACGGTCAACTGGACTTCGACCAACCAGACCGTTTCCACTACCACAGGCAATATCCTTATCGCCAAGTACAAGCATCCTAATCATATCGGCGTTTGTGGTGACTATTCCATTGTGCCGGGAACTCCTGCATATGTAGGCGACCCGGGACCATACGAACCTACCATAACCGATACCATTTACGGTTCCTTTGAGGCATCCTCAGCTAATTTCATCAGCTCCTATTACATATCTGATTTCAACTTTGCCGACACAATCCCGAGCCACAATCCTCCGGGCAACTTTACTTCGCCTCCGCTAGATGTTTTACCGAGCAAGGATCATGGCCAGGGCGCAGACCTGACCGATTTCAACTTCCTTGCAGTCACCGAATTCAATGTCACAAAGAGCACCAAAGGAGACTGGGAATTCATGGTGGATGGCGATGATGGAGTGGAACTCCTAATTGACGGGCAATTGGTTGCTTTTAATGGTGGCTGCCACTCCGCATGCTCCACCGCACCGACCACCCCATGTAGCACTACTCAGGTGGGAACGATCAATCTTTTGTCTGGCTACCATCGTCTGCTGGTGCGGCATAGCGAAAGTACCGGCCAGGACGGCATTAAAGTCTGGTACAAGAATAAAAACACCGCTTCCTGGACTATCTTCGGCGGTGCTACCCTGACTCTCCGGGCACCAGCCATCAACTCCACCAACGTCTGCAGCATCAAATCCCAATACTTCATAGATACAGGCACTCCCGTGTCGGGAACCGCCAAGCGTCATTTGTTTTGTAATACAACCCTTTCCAAGACCGGGTCCCCTATCGTTCGGCTGCTCAAGAACATGCCAAACAGGATCTGGGAATGGTCAGCAAAAGAACGGCCCGTCTGCGATGCTTCTCTTGGAACTCCTACTGATCTGGCAGTACGGGTGGAGGTCTGTAATGCAGCGACAGGTGTCGAATCTTGGTGCAAGGATTACAACGGCACCTATAAGCCGACCGGGCTGTTGCAAAAGTATGGCGAGGGGGATGGAGCAAAAGTCTGTTCAAAAACCTTCTTTAAACCTTGCACAACTGACACTGACTGTGGTGCCACGGAAGGACTCTGCATATACAAGGCTCCCATGTATTTTGGCCTGATGACAGGTTCCTATACCAAAAACCAGAGCGGTGGAGTGCTGCGAAAGAATCCCGGCAGCGTCTTGGACGAAACCAATGCAAATAATGGCATCTTTCAAACCTCAGAGAACGTCCAGGGAAACATCATTCACACCTTGGACCGTATGGCTATCACTAATTACAACTATTCTACAGGCCAGTACGATAACTGTGGCTGGGTAGAAACAGGCCCGCCGATTGAGGGCATGTGTGAAAACTGGGGAAATCCAGTGGCCGAAATGATGTATGAGAGCCTCAGATACTTTTCCGGTAAGCGGGATGGCAGCGGCAAATTTTTACCCACTCCTGATTTCACTTATGGCACTTCAGCGGATATGGGACTGAGTCTGTCAAAGCCCGACTGGGGCTACCCCAAAGGTAGCAATGTCTACACGCCATACGAAATCTATCCTTCCTGCGCAAAGCCTTTCGTCTTGTTCTTGAGCGACATCAACCCTAGCTACGATACGGACCAGGTGCCGGGTTCTTCCTTTGCCAGCTATACCGAAGATTTGGCCACACCTAAATTGAATGTAGACGTGTCGGCACTCTCCAAAGCCATTGGCACGCAGGAAGCTATCGCCGGCAACAACTGGTTCGTCGGCCAGTCCGGTTCAACCTTCGACATGGTCTGTTCCTCTAAAGGTGTTAGCAATCTAGACAAGGTCAGGGGCCTTTGCCCTGAAGAGCCGACAAAAAAAGGCGGCTATTACGCCGCCGCTCTGGCTTACTACGGCAAAACCCTCTTTAATGCCAATAGCAAAATACCTGATGTGACGACCTTTGCCGTTGCCCTTGCATCTCCTGTCGCTGAGCTAAAAATTAAAGTCGGCGCCAACAGCTTTATCAATTTTGTACCTGTCGGTAAGTCTTTAGATGGTTGCCTCGGCGTCAAAGAAAGCTGCGCTGCCAAATGCACCTTTGGTCTAGACGCCGAAGGCCGTTTTACATCCAGTTGCCCCTCAGATGCGTTCTGCCCGACCAACCAAATCGTCAATGATTTTGTTGAAAAGGTCCAGTATGACAATGCAGGAAATGTCATCTATGCAAAATTCAGGCTGAACTATGAGGACTCGGAACAAGGCGCAGACCATGATATGGACGCCATTGTCAGTTACGAAATCTGCACACCCGCTTCCGTCAATATGAGTGATACATCGTGTACTGAGCCACTCTCATCCGGACAACTGGAAGTCAAACTGTCTTCTGAATATGCCTCCGGCTGTATCGACCAGGCTCTCGGCTTCGTCGTTTCAGGGACAACCGCCGATGGCCTCTATTTGCCAGTTAAAGATAAAGATGTCTCCAATGCTTCCAAACTATCGTCGGCACCTCTTTCTATGCCCCTTGCATGGCAGAAGGTCTTTACTGTCAACGGTACGGGCAGCATTGCAGGCTTCTTGAAAAACCCACTCTGGTATGCTGCCAAATGGGGAGGATTCGTAGATTCCAACAGTAACAACATGCCCGACCTCGACTCGGAGTGGAACAAGGGCGGAACCGGGAACCCAGACAACTACTTCCTGGCAGTAAACCCGCTTAAACTTGAACAGCAGCTGGATACGGCCCTCAATGCCATTCTAGCCCGCGTATCCTCGGGTACTGCTGCATCTGTTCTCAGCAACAGTGAAGGGAGCGGCGCCAATATCCTGCAGGCCGTGTTTTACCCGAGGCAGGATTTTGACAATAACACCAGCGTAAACTGGATCGGTGAGATGCAGAATCTCTGGTATTACATTGATCCATACTTTGTAAACAGTAATATCAGGGAGGATTCTGATTTTGATCATGTTCTCAATCTAAGCAAAGACAAGGTTATCCAGTTCTTTTTTAGTTCGGATGATAGAACGATGGCCAGGAGGTTTGTCGATCCCAAACTTGTCGAAAAAACCTTTGATACAATTGACCCGGATGCAGTAAGGAGCCTCTGGCGGGCGGGCCTTCAGCTTTGGGAAAGGGATCTGTCTGCCAAACCGCGGAAAATCTACACCTCTACTGATAGTACTTCCCTCATAAATTTTTCATCCAGCCTTTTTCCAGGTAGCCCTGCAGTCAACAACTCGAGTTTGCTCCAGCCTTATCTTCAGGCGACAACAGTGGGGGAGGCGGAAAGCGTAATAAACTATATCCATGGTGTTGACAATCCCCCTACCTATCGGAGCAGAACGGTTTCCATAAATAAGCCGGATGGCAGTCTTCTGGGAAGCCATGTTTGGAAGCTGGGGGATATCGTTTCTTCTACACCCCGGTTGCAATCCACCGTCCCTCTCAATAGTTACAATTTAAAGGAGCCGAAAGGCTATCGCGACAAAAGCTATGGGGATTACTCCAATAATAGTGGTTTTATTTATTCGAACAGCTATCAGAACAGGGGCATGGTCTATGTGGGGGCCAATGATGGTATGCTCCATGCCTTTAAATTGGGCAAGCTGGAGATAACAGAGAATTTTTCGAAACTGGCGACACTGTCCGGCGAGGATCTGGGAAATGAGGAGTGGGCCTATGTTCCCAAAAATGTTTTGCCTTATCTTAAGTATCTGGCTGAACCCAGCTACAATCATATTTACTTCGTGGACGGGAGCACTTCCCTCTTCGACATCAGTACTGCAAAGCCTACCACTTGTTCAACTTCCGATTACTGGAACTGTCAGAAAGATGTCAGCAGCTGGAAAACGGTACTGATCGGAGGAATGGGAATAGGCGGCGCCTCAAAGGCTGAGAAGGTAACTACCTGCACGGACAAGGTTACCGCAGGGACTTGTGTTAAGACTCCCATCATGGACCCAGCAGATGGTAGTAAAGGGTTGGGATATTCTTCCTATTTCGCCCTTGATATAACAGAGCAGTACTTCACCTCGCCTGGTGGCACTCTGGCAAATAAACCAAAACTTCTATGGGAATTCTCAGACCCTGCCTTGGGTTTTGCCACCTCTGGGCCTGCAATTATCAAGATTAATGGCCGCACCGGCGGGGTTGCTGACCCGAACACCAATGGCCGCTGGCTTGCTGTGTTTGCTTCTGGACCCACTGGTCCCATAGATACTGCCAGCCACCAGTTCAAGGGAGTGTCGGATCAGAACCTGCAGCTCTTCGTTGTAGACCTTGAGAAGGGACCTGGTGCCGGCTACTGGAAAATTGATACTGGTGTCCCCAATGCATTTGCCGGTTCTCTTTCTTCCAATGTGGTCGACACGGACAGACTTCGTCTTGGGGCACCTGGTAACTATCAGGACGACGCCCTTTATGTTGGCTATGTTAAAAAGGCGGCTGATGGTAGCTGGGCCGACGGCGGGGTTTTACGTGTTGTGATACCTGAAAATACCGATCCGTCAACCTTGAACCCTCCGACCCAGTGGCAGGTCAGTAGGGTCATGGATGGTATCGGACCGGTTACCACCAGCATCGCCACCCTTCAGGGCAAAAATCTCTATCTCTTTTTCGGCACCGGTCGCTTCTATTATCCCGGTGACGATCCAGGTACTGATGCTGCAAAGCAGCGCCGGCTATTTGGCATTCAGGAGCCCTGTTATAAAGACCCTGTCACCCACCTGGACGGTACAGAAACCACGGGAGGGGACATTAATGACAACAATTGCAGTGCATCACTTTCTCTTTCCGATCTGACTGACCAGACCTCAGGCACTGCAAATGGATTGTCCTTTCTGGGCGACAAAGGATGGTACATCAACCTGGATCTTGCGGGAAACAACTTTAATGGCGAAAGAGTAATTACCAACCCATCTGCGGTTACTAGCGGCAATGTATACTTTACCAGTTTCAAACCCACTGAAGACATCTGCTCCTTTGGCGGTACTTCCTACCTATGGGCTGTCAATTATTACACTGGTCTGGCTGTCCCTTCTCGCAGCTTGGTAGGAAAGGCCCTGGTCCAGGTTTCTACAGGTAGCTTTGAGGAGGTTGACTTGCCCACTGCATTTACCGACAAAAAAGGGCGCAGAATGGGGGCTGGAATGACTGGCAAACCGTCATTAGATGCTCCTCCAATTGTTTCTAACGTGGGTCTTGACCCATTAAAAAGGATTCTCCATGTTCAGGAGCACTAA
- a CDS encoding pilus assembly FimT family protein yields MRSHGFSLIELLIVMAIAGVLLSIATLQFTHYSRKSSIESQVRMLHGDIMTVRSQAMFTRQPRSVIISSSAYSVYSSSNVSVPPLFKKDFKYSMIWNGSSGQLNFDSYGLLSNPGLGGRSICILDGGNPAALDSIVLSAARIQLGKRDEGGACVADDIKTR; encoded by the coding sequence ATGCGAAGCCATGGATTTTCCCTTATTGAATTGCTCATAGTCATGGCTATTGCCGGAGTTTTGCTATCCATTGCCACATTGCAGTTCACCCATTACTCCAGGAAATCATCTATTGAGAGCCAGGTCCGCATGCTTCATGGAGATATAATGACTGTGAGGTCGCAAGCCATGTTCACTAGGCAACCCCGCTCGGTGATCATAAGCTCCTCGGCTTATTCTGTTTATTCCTCCAGCAATGTTTCTGTACCTCCCCTTTTTAAGAAAGATTTTAAGTATTCCATGATCTGGAATGGCTCCTCCGGGCAATTAAATTTCGATTCCTATGGTTTATTATCTAATCCTGGATTAGGTGGGAGGAGCATCTGCATTTTAGATGGCGGTAATCCCGCAGCCCTTGACAGCATTGTACTGTCGGCAGCCCGGATTCAACTGGGTAAGCGGGATGAAGGAGGTGCTTGTGTTGCAGACGATATCAAAACCAGATAA
- a CDS encoding sensor histidine kinase, with protein sequence MKQFRISLTVSILSSLACLLVLTWLLLSLISFKTAEKDLLNTKNDEARILLAAFVEVLPPSLKKLAENSVIRTFSARLAKEKDFAGIYVVAGGGKPLYVVRDQRGTDSQLEYTLKNGRESFAYSRDGRFIFRYAPVYSGNRVTGAARLTLSLAKAQERLRESRRLFLAYFVLDFLLLLGFGSFLLSRIIVVPIRKLLTATARIATGDYRHVVKVPGSAEIAELAESFNTMAEALEQNRLEVERTVASLEKANQELQLAREETVRSEKMASVGLLAAGMAHEVGTPLAAIIGYAGILKDDLKDDEVKADYLHRIEAEAGRIDRIVRGLLDYARPTQTKYEQVKVSQLVAETVDLLKDQGVLKSFDLSLQLSENLPIINIDPHQLQQVLINLLINARDAMPAGGSLGIKTSLVRHDRPPIHNPDSGLMVVGRRKGDFNNAFSLASVNKQWVDSWLLISVMDNGEGIAAENLKKIFDPFFTTKEPGKGTGLGLAICARIIDSFNGRIIAESETGKGTVVTMWLPVPKTRTSDERYGKQDHTCN encoded by the coding sequence ATGAAACAATTTCGCATTTCCCTCACCGTTTCCATTCTCTCCTCTCTGGCTTGTCTGCTGGTCCTGACCTGGCTCTTGCTCAGTCTGATCTCCTTTAAAACCGCAGAAAAAGACCTTCTCAATACAAAAAATGATGAAGCACGCATTCTTCTGGCCGCTTTTGTTGAAGTTCTGCCCCCGTCGTTGAAAAAATTGGCGGAAAATTCTGTCATCCGGACTTTTTCTGCACGACTTGCCAAAGAGAAAGATTTTGCGGGGATCTATGTTGTAGCTGGCGGCGGGAAGCCGCTTTATGTAGTCCGTGACCAGAGAGGGACAGACAGCCAACTTGAATATACCTTGAAAAATGGGAGGGAGTCCTTTGCCTACAGCCGTGACGGCCGTTTCATCTTTCGCTATGCTCCCGTCTATTCCGGGAACAGGGTTACAGGTGCGGCCCGTCTTACACTCTCATTGGCAAAGGCGCAGGAGCGGCTCAGGGAGTCACGCCGTCTTTTTCTCGCTTATTTCGTGCTTGATTTTCTCCTCCTTCTGGGATTCGGCTCATTCCTGCTTTCTCGAATCATTGTGGTGCCGATAAGAAAACTTTTGACAGCTACCGCAAGAATTGCCACCGGTGATTACCGTCATGTTGTCAAAGTGCCGGGCAGTGCTGAAATAGCTGAACTGGCCGAATCCTTCAATACCATGGCTGAAGCATTGGAACAAAATCGGCTGGAGGTGGAGCGGACCGTGGCCTCCCTGGAAAAAGCAAATCAGGAGCTTCAGTTGGCGAGGGAGGAAACGGTAAGGTCGGAGAAGATGGCGTCCGTTGGACTGCTGGCAGCGGGCATGGCCCACGAGGTAGGTACTCCACTTGCTGCCATTATCGGTTATGCCGGCATTCTCAAAGATGATCTTAAAGATGATGAAGTGAAAGCCGACTACCTGCATCGCATAGAGGCCGAAGCCGGCCGAATTGATCGAATTGTCCGTGGGTTGCTCGATTATGCGCGACCGACACAGACCAAATACGAGCAGGTGAAGGTTTCCCAACTGGTCGCCGAGACGGTCGACCTCCTTAAAGATCAGGGAGTTTTGAAATCTTTCGACCTATCTCTGCAGCTCAGCGAGAATTTGCCCATAATCAATATTGATCCCCATCAACTTCAGCAGGTGCTTATCAATCTGCTGATAAATGCAAGAGATGCCATGCCTGCCGGGGGAAGTCTTGGTATAAAGACTTCCCTTGTGCGGCATGACCGGCCACCAATTCACAATCCCGATTCCGGTCTGATGGTTGTCGGACGGCGCAAGGGCGATTTCAATAATGCCTTCAGTTTAGCTTCTGTAAATAAACAATGGGTTGACAGCTGGTTGCTTATTTCTGTCATGGATAACGGAGAGGGGATAGCTGCAGAAAATCTTAAAAAGATTTTTGATCCCTTCTTCACCACAAAGGAACCAGGCAAAGGTACAGGACTTGGCTTGGCAATTTGTGCAAGGATTATTGATTCTTTTAACGGCAGGATCATCGCTGAAAGCGAAACAGGCAAGGGAACAGTCGTAACCATGTGGTTGCCTGTCCCGAAGACAAGGACTAGTGATGAACGATATGGCAAACAAGACCATACTTGTAATTGA
- a CDS encoding sigma-54-dependent transcriptional regulator, whose amino-acid sequence MNDMANKTILVIDDEENLRHMLQVMLRKKGYKVELASEGAEALRLVSQKDYDFILCDIRMPVLDGVGFLKGVDPARTESTIIMMSAYGTVDTAIECMKLGAYDYISKPFKSDEIDLVLRKAEERERLKSENRLLKEELKKEYSFANIISKNQRMRAIFTLVQKVCDFKTTVLILGESGTGKELIARAIHQNSNRRNGPFIAINCAAIPESLLESELFGHVKGAFTDASTDKVGLFEQATGGTLFLDEIGEMPLALQVKLLRVLQDEEIRVVGGAATKKIDVRVISATSKDLEKEISENRFREDLYFRLNVFTITLPPLRDRQEDIPLLINHFIAKHSSKMAKHQVQYSSEALRSLMDYNWPGNVRELENSIERALVVCEGAIISLDCLPEKIRQFHAELVVPGLANDSLSIKYAEEVIERDLIRRALERTGGNRTHAAKLLEISHRALLYKIKDYGMDD is encoded by the coding sequence ATGAACGATATGGCAAACAAGACCATACTTGTAATTGACGACGAGGAAAATCTTCGCCACATGCTGCAGGTCATGCTTAGAAAAAAAGGCTATAAGGTTGAATTGGCCTCTGAAGGTGCCGAAGCATTGAGGTTGGTCTCTCAGAAGGATTATGACTTCATCCTCTGTGACATCAGGATGCCGGTCCTGGATGGTGTTGGTTTTCTGAAGGGGGTTGACCCTGCCAGAACTGAAAGTACCATCATCATGATGTCTGCCTATGGCACTGTGGATACGGCCATCGAATGCATGAAGCTGGGGGCCTACGACTATATTTCCAAACCATTCAAAAGTGATGAGATTGATCTGGTATTGAGAAAAGCCGAAGAACGGGAAAGGCTGAAGTCCGAGAACAGGCTACTGAAGGAAGAGTTGAAGAAGGAATATTCCTTCGCCAACATCATCAGCAAAAATCAGCGTATGCGGGCAATCTTCACTTTGGTGCAGAAAGTATGCGACTTCAAGACGACGGTGTTGATCCTTGGTGAATCGGGTACCGGCAAGGAGCTGATTGCCAGGGCCATTCATCAGAACAGCAATCGAAGAAATGGACCTTTTATCGCCATAAATTGTGCTGCGATCCCTGAAAGTCTGCTGGAGTCTGAGTTGTTCGGCCATGTAAAAGGCGCGTTCACAGATGCTTCGACAGATAAGGTTGGCCTGTTCGAACAGGCCACCGGAGGAACGCTCTTTCTTGATGAGATTGGTGAAATGCCGCTCGCCTTGCAGGTTAAGCTGCTGCGGGTTCTGCAGGATGAGGAGATCAGAGTAGTTGGCGGGGCAGCCACGAAAAAAATTGACGTCCGCGTAATATCTGCCACCTCCAAGGACCTGGAAAAAGAAATTTCTGAAAACCGCTTCAGAGAGGACCTTTATTTCAGGCTTAACGTCTTCACCATCACCTTGCCCCCCCTGCGTGACCGGCAGGAAGACATTCCATTGCTTATCAACCACTTTATTGCCAAGCACTCTTCTAAAATGGCTAAACATCAGGTTCAGTACTCATCAGAAGCTTTAAGAAGCTTGATGGACTACAACTGGCCAGGTAATGTGAGGGAATTGGAGAACAGTATAGAAAGGGCATTGGTAGTTTGCGAAGGGGCTATAATCAGCCTGGACTGTCTGCCGGAAAAAATTCGGCAGTTTCATGCAGAATTGGTTGTACCAGGGCTGGCAAATGATTCATTGTCAATAAAATATGCCGAAGAAGTTATCGAACGGGATTTGATCAGAAGGGCGCTTGAACGAACAGGGGGTAACCGGACACATGCCGCAAAGCTTCTTGAGATTAGCCATCGGGCGCTGCTATATAAAATAAAAGACTATGGAATGGATGATTGA